The following coding sequences lie in one Seriola aureovittata isolate HTS-2021-v1 ecotype China chromosome 5, ASM2101889v1, whole genome shotgun sequence genomic window:
- the med22 gene encoding mediator of RNA polymerase II transcription subunit 22 isoform X1, with protein sequence MATQRVLPQSKETLLQNYNKRLKDDIRSILDNFTEIIKTAKIEDETQVSRATQAEQDHYEMHVRAANIVRAGESLMKLVSDLKQFLILNDFPSVNDAISLQNQQLRTLQEECDKKLTSLRDEIAIDLYELEEEYYSSSYSQWDSSDLPLCEAYRQRDSWASPGSSCSSTQGDREDVDGPPSQETNPQHHLNGHGTASIEKP encoded by the exons ATGGCTACTCAGAGAGTGCTCCCTCAGAGCAAAGAGACTCTGCTCCAGAACTACAACAAGAGACTGAAAGATGACATCAGGTCCATCCTGGACAACTTCACagaaatcatcaaaacagcaaaG ATAGAGGACGAGACGCAGGTTTCTCGAGCAACTCAAGCAGAGCAAGACCATTATGAAATGCATGTCAGAGCAGCCAACATT GTACGTGCCGGAGAGTCTCTGATGAAGCTGGTGTCTGATCTGAAGCAGTTCCTGATTCTGAATGACTTTCCCTCCGTGAATGACGCCATCAGCCTCCAGAACCAGCAGCTCCGCACGCTGCAGGAGGAGTGTGACAAGAAGCTCACCTCGCTCCGTGATGAGATCGCCATCGACCTGTATGAGCTAGAGGAAGAATATTACTCCTCCAG CTACAGTCAGTGGGACAGCTCTGATCTGCCACTGTGCGAGGCCTACAGACAGCGGGACAGTTGGGCCTCCccaggcagcagctgcagttctaCCCAGGGTGACAGAGAGGATGTGGACGGACCTCCCTCACAGGAGACAAACCCCCAACACCACCTCAATGGACATGGAACTGCCTCTATAgagaaaccatga
- the c5h9orf78 gene encoding splicing factor C9orf78 homolog, giving the protein MPCGKNFRRRRDSSDVEEEETTEEVRSKVEEAKELQSLRKRQSGVSVTALLVGEKLPPEAEIDNDPFKLKTGGVVDMKKVKDRNRDMTEDETDLNLGTSFSAETNRRDEDADMMKYIETELKKKKGLVEAEEQKVKVKNAEDHLYELPENIRVNSAKKTEEMLSNQMLSGIPEVDLGIDAKIKNIIQTEDAKAKLLAEQRNKKKDHGTSFVPTNIAVNYVQHNRFYHEDVNAPQRHHRHREEPKARPLRVGDTEKPGPETSSPPNYRKRPNNEKATDDYHYEKFKKMNRRY; this is encoded by the exons ATGCCGTGTGGCAAAAACTTTAGAAGGAGAAGGGATTCGTCAGATgtagaggaagaagagacaaCTGAAGAAGTCAG ATCAAAAGTAGAAGAGGCTAAAGAGCTTCAGAGTTTGCGGAAACGACAGAGCGGAGTCAG TGTGACCGCCCTGTTGGTTGGAGAGAAACTGCCACCAGAGGCTGAAATTGAT AATGACCCATTCAAACTAAAGACTGGAGGAGTTGTAGACATGAAGAAAGTCAAAGACAGGAACAGGGACAT GACAGAAGACGAGACAGACCTCAACCTGGGCACCTCTTTCTCTGCTGAAACTAACAGAAGAGACGAGGATGCAGACAT GATGAAATATATTGAGACTGagctgaaaaagaagaagggcTTGGTGGAGGCTGAGGAACAGAAAGTTAAGGTGAAGAATGCAGAGGACCACCTGTATGAGCTGCCTGAGAACATCCGAGTCAACTCTGCCAAGAAGACTGAGGAGATGTTATCCAATCAGATGTTGAGTGGGATCCCTGAAGTTGATCTTGGCATTGA TGCAAAGATAAAGAACATTATCCAAACAGAAGATGCAAAAGCCAAGCTTCTGGCAGAACAAaggaacaagaaaaaagacCATGGCACATCATTTGTACCAACCAACATCGCTGTCAACTATGTCCAACATAACCGCT TCTATCATGAGGATGTGAATGCACCACAGCGgcatcacagacacagagaagagccCAAGGCAAGACCGCTGCGTGtgggagacacagagaaaccagGTCCAGAAA CATCATCGCCACCTAACTACCGCAAACGTCCAAACAACGAAAAGGCCACAGATGACTACCACTATGAGAAATTCAAGAAGATGAATCGACGATATTGA
- the med22 gene encoding mediator of RNA polymerase II transcription subunit 22 isoform X2: MATQRVLPQSKETLLQNYNKRLKDDIRSILDNFTEIIKTAKIEDETQVSRATQAEQDHYEMHVRAANIVRAGESLMKLVSDLKQFLILNDFPSVNDAISLQNQQLRTLQEECDKKLTSLRDEIAIDLYELEEEYYSSRYK, translated from the exons ATGGCTACTCAGAGAGTGCTCCCTCAGAGCAAAGAGACTCTGCTCCAGAACTACAACAAGAGACTGAAAGATGACATCAGGTCCATCCTGGACAACTTCACagaaatcatcaaaacagcaaaG ATAGAGGACGAGACGCAGGTTTCTCGAGCAACTCAAGCAGAGCAAGACCATTATGAAATGCATGTCAGAGCAGCCAACATT GTACGTGCCGGAGAGTCTCTGATGAAGCTGGTGTCTGATCTGAAGCAGTTCCTGATTCTGAATGACTTTCCCTCCGTGAATGACGCCATCAGCCTCCAGAACCAGCAGCTCCGCACGCTGCAGGAGGAGTGTGACAAGAAGCTCACCTCGCTCCGTGATGAGATCGCCATCGACCTGTATGAGCTAGAGGAAGAATATTACTCCTCCAGGTACAAGTAG
- the nfu1 gene encoding NFU1 iron-sulfur cluster scaffold homolog, mitochondrial produces MATYRQVGRLLVISARLTRPVAGCGYQSAGLHWPSHNTRISNIWPQNPQWVVPGRTMFVQTQDTPNPNSLKFLPGRTVLEAGTMNFAGPRDAFCSPLARQLFRIDGVKSVFLGNDFITITKADANMEWKVIKPDVYAAIMDFFTTGLPVVSEDSKPNADTAISDDDDEVVAMIKELLDTRIRPTVQEDGGDVLYRGFEDGIVKLKLQGSCTSCPSSIVTLKSGIQNMLQFYVPEVESVEQVKDEEEERDAQG; encoded by the exons ATGGCGACTTACAGGCAGGTCGGCAGGTTGTTGGTTATTTCAGCAAGACTTACGCGTCC TGTTGCTGGCTGTGGATATCAGAGCGCCGGATTACACTGGCCTTCACACAACACCAGAATCTCAAACATATGGCCACAAAACCCCCAATGGGTTGTTCCCG GAAGGACCATGTTTGTGCAGACGCAGGACACACCAAATCCAAACAGCCTAAAGTTTCTGCCTGGTCGTACAGTTCTTGAAGCAGGAACTATGAATTTTGCCGGCCCTCGTGATGCATTTTGCTCACCCTTAGCCAG ACAGCTATTTAGGATTGATGGAGTCAAGAGTGTCTTCCTGGGCAACGACTTCATCACCATAACAAAG GCTGATGCAAACATGGAATGGAAAGTAATCAAACCTGATGTATATGCTGCCATTATGGACTTTTTCACCACTGGACTTCCTGTTGTCAGTGAGGACAGCAAACCTAATGCAGatacag CAATATcagatgacgatgatgaagtAGTTGCCATGATCAAAGAGCTGCTGGATACTCGAATAAG ACCAACAGTGCAGGAGGATGGAGGTGATGTTCTGTATCGAGGGTTTGAGGACGGCATTGTTAAACTGAAGCTGCAAGGCTCCTGCACCAGTTGTCCCAGTTCCATTGTTACTTTGAAAAGTGGAATCCAAAATATGCTGCAGTTTTATGTCCCCGAAGTTGAGTCAGTGGAGCAG GTgaaggatgaggaagaggagagggatgcTCAAGGTTGA